One region of Catenuloplanes indicus genomic DNA includes:
- a CDS encoding TetR/AcrR family transcriptional regulator, whose product MAREYTSPVREKKAEQTRVRVCLAAAPLFAEHGYAATSMRTLASAAGTSMDTIYGMGGKAEVFLRTLEISLSGLTDGTPLFDRPDLLTAPRSGTLRDALAAFASALTDADRRSVGLWSAFAEGANTDPTLAAAFAQRVTDMRAEAHRMIHRLADWGLCRFPEDIDRTADLLWTAAHPSNYQLLVRHAGWSPAEFEQWLLGRFLELLDAPSRP is encoded by the coding sequence GTGGCCCGGGAGTACACGTCACCGGTGCGGGAGAAGAAGGCCGAGCAGACGAGGGTCCGGGTCTGCCTCGCCGCCGCGCCGCTGTTCGCCGAGCACGGCTACGCGGCGACGTCGATGCGTACCCTCGCATCCGCGGCGGGCACTTCGATGGACACCATCTACGGGATGGGCGGCAAGGCCGAGGTGTTCCTGCGCACCCTGGAGATCTCGCTGAGCGGCCTGACCGACGGCACGCCGCTGTTCGACCGGCCCGACCTGCTGACCGCGCCGCGCAGCGGGACGTTGCGGGACGCGCTGGCCGCGTTCGCCTCGGCGCTGACCGACGCGGACCGGCGCAGCGTCGGGCTCTGGTCGGCCTTCGCGGAGGGGGCGAACACCGATCCCACCCTGGCGGCCGCATTCGCCCAGCGGGTGACGGACATGCGCGCCGAGGCCCACCGGATGATCCACCGGCTGGCGGACTGGGGCCTCTGCCGGTTCCCGGAGGACATCGACCGTACCGCCGATCTCCTCTGGACGGCCGCGCACCCCAGCAACTATCAGCTGCTGGTCCGGCACGCGGGGTGGAGCCCGGCGGAGTTCGAGCAGTGGCTGCTCGGGCGGTTCCTCGAACTGCTCGACGCGCCCAGCCGGCCATGA
- a CDS encoding nucleotide disphospho-sugar-binding domain-containing protein has product MIQIAGYLVRAGHDVTFVGGERFTAAAEAVGATMRPLAGAAAFDDRRLAEVFPERATVPPGPAMIAWDVAHLFGDAIPDQHATLQELLAESPDAVVLTDVLFLGPLPSVHGVGVRPRRWIGVGITPVFYPSDDATPFGPAPAPEGTDPVEATRAMNAGLAAALADASRHVVDLVEGLGGTGFTITNWWESMYTMPDTFVQLTVPEFEFDRSDLPDGLITFTGPLPAVPVPDWTPPSWWSELDGDRPVVVVTQGTVANGDLSELIAPTLEALADQDVLVVAALGRPVAELPGEIPANARVERYVPFDALLPRADVFVTNGGYGATQAALAAGVPIVVAGQTEDKPAVAARVGLLGVGVDLRTQTPKPDHIADAVRTVLDDPGYRDRVQRVRQGYLAVDGPRIITDLVTAAAGGTVSR; this is encoded by the coding sequence ATGATTCAGATAGCTGGATACCTGGTCCGGGCCGGGCACGACGTGACGTTCGTCGGTGGGGAGCGCTTCACCGCCGCGGCCGAGGCCGTGGGCGCCACCATGCGCCCGCTGGCCGGCGCCGCCGCCTTCGACGACCGCCGGCTGGCCGAGGTGTTCCCGGAGCGCGCCACGGTGCCGCCCGGTCCGGCGATGATCGCCTGGGACGTGGCGCACCTGTTCGGCGACGCCATCCCGGACCAGCACGCCACCCTCCAGGAGCTGCTGGCCGAGAGCCCGGACGCGGTCGTGCTCACCGACGTGCTGTTCCTCGGGCCGCTGCCCTCGGTGCACGGCGTCGGCGTGCGGCCCCGCCGGTGGATCGGCGTGGGTATCACGCCGGTGTTCTACCCCAGCGACGACGCCACGCCGTTCGGCCCGGCGCCGGCGCCGGAGGGCACCGACCCGGTCGAGGCCACCCGGGCGATGAACGCCGGTCTGGCCGCGGCTCTCGCCGACGCGTCCCGGCACGTCGTGGACCTGGTCGAAGGACTCGGCGGTACGGGATTCACCATCACGAACTGGTGGGAGTCGATGTACACGATGCCGGACACGTTCGTGCAGCTGACCGTGCCGGAGTTCGAGTTCGACCGCTCCGACCTGCCGGACGGTCTGATCACGTTCACCGGGCCGCTGCCGGCGGTCCCGGTGCCGGACTGGACACCACCGTCCTGGTGGTCCGAGCTGGACGGTGACCGGCCGGTCGTCGTGGTCACCCAGGGCACGGTGGCCAACGGCGACCTGTCCGAGCTGATCGCCCCGACTCTGGAGGCGCTAGCCGACCAGGACGTCCTGGTCGTCGCCGCGCTCGGCCGGCCGGTCGCGGAACTGCCCGGCGAGATCCCGGCGAACGCGCGCGTCGAGCGGTACGTGCCGTTCGACGCGCTGCTGCCGCGGGCGGACGTGTTCGTCACCAACGGCGGCTACGGCGCCACCCAGGCCGCGCTCGCGGCCGGCGTGCCGATCGTGGTGGCCGGCCAGACCGAGGACAAGCCGGCCGTGGCGGCCCGGGTCGGCCTGCTCGGTGTCGGCGTCGACCTGCGCACCCAGACCCCGAAACCGGACCACATCGCCGACGCGGTACGCACCGTGCTGGACGATCCCGGCTATCGCGACCGGGTCCAGCGGGTCCGCCAGGGCTACCTCGCCGTCGACGGGCCCCGCATCATCACCGACCTGGTGACCGCGGCCGCCGGCGGAACCGTCTCGCGCTGA